A single region of the Chroococcidiopsis thermalis PCC 7203 genome encodes:
- a CDS encoding DUF2513 domain-containing protein, with product MNCDMNLVRKILLEIENQATGYAPINLAVEGYTQEQIRYHAYIMMQGGLIEGINRTDLDSTSPQAIPRNLTWAGHEFLEAARNDTVWKKAMDIVQEKGGAINVAVLSQLLSSLMKHHFGLP from the coding sequence ATGAATTGTGATATGAATTTAGTAAGGAAAATCTTGCTTGAAATTGAGAATCAAGCAACTGGCTATGCACCTATCAACCTTGCGGTAGAAGGCTATACACAAGAACAGATTCGCTATCACGCTTATATTATGATGCAAGGTGGTTTAATCGAAGGCATAAACCGCACAGATCTTGACAGTACAAGTCCACAAGCAATTCCAAGAAACCTGACTTGGGCAGGTCATGAATTTCTTGAAGCAGCACGAAATGATACAGTATGGAAAAAGGCGATGGATATAGTACAGGAAAAAGGCGGAGCAATTAATGTTGCAGTTTTGAGCCAGCTTTTATCTAGCTTAATGAAGCATCATTTTGGTTTACCTTAA
- a CDS encoding helicase-related protein has product MEKLNPTPGSIVTCRDRSWVVLPSDRADIIHLRPLSGNEDLICGIYQSLDIEIEAIAPAQFPLPRPEAIQDRVAVQLLMDAARLSLRSGAGPFRCLGRLSVRPRPYQLVPLLMALRLSTVRLLVADDVGIGKTIEAGLIARELLDRGEVKRLAILCPPQLCDQWQRELQQKFQIDAVVIRSGTVSKLERGLPSGDRHIFEYYRHIIVSLDYAKSERRRASFLTHCPDLVIVDEAHTCARGNSGDTSVQQRHQLVQQVAAKTERHLVLLTATPHSGIEASFLSILGLLEPEFEQFDLDRLSEAQRIHLASHFVQRRRADVKSWLGNETPFPERESLELPYRLSKEYRHLFEEVYNFARGLVKTADDRLSYAQRRGRYWSALALIRCIMSSPAAAIATLTRQASKSADVGELVGDIDEDLLGAYVYDPTEQEQATDAAPTVVVEQGQQSYGDKERRKLRVFVQQAEKLLGDKDTKLQQAIATVASLLQEGFNPIIWCRYIATANYVAGALASKLERRGSNIRVLAITGELSEDVRENKLADLQSYPQRVMVATDCLSEGINLQEHFSAVLHYDLPWNPNRLEQREGRIDRYGQTISVVKSYLLYGQDNPVDGAVLEVLIRKAMQIHKTLGITVPVPMDSATVTEAVFKSLFERAPEALQLSLLDLLETEESPLNQVHQSWDRAVEREKVSRTRFAQRAIKPAEVEQELVESDRILGDERDVERFVRSACERLNSSLIKKKQGWLLSSPPQCLKAVLGDKQRTISFTTPVPDGVEYVGRNHPLVEGLARYLLEEALDNTSNPTAARCGLTVTDAVDKRTVLLLLRLRHLLETTQHQGLLAEECLIAGFTGSPANPLWLPNETARELLQQAEPVNDLPIGRKRLEIAQFLERIGELAEELRQIAERRSHALSQSHRRVRNITKEGQVRVKPQLPMDILGILILQPGQPKVSR; this is encoded by the coding sequence ATGGAAAAACTAAATCCTACACCAGGTTCCATAGTTACTTGTCGCGATCGCTCCTGGGTCGTGCTACCTTCCGACCGCGCAGACATTATTCACCTGCGTCCTTTAAGTGGCAATGAAGATCTCATTTGTGGCATCTACCAATCGCTAGATATAGAAATAGAAGCGATCGCTCCAGCCCAATTTCCCTTACCCCGACCGGAAGCCATTCAAGATCGTGTTGCCGTCCAACTGCTGATGGATGCCGCACGGCTGAGTTTACGCAGTGGTGCGGGTCCGTTTCGCTGTTTAGGGCGATTATCCGTTCGACCTCGCCCCTACCAACTCGTACCGCTACTGATGGCGCTGCGTCTATCCACGGTGCGGCTGCTGGTGGCTGACGATGTAGGAATTGGAAAAACGATTGAAGCCGGACTGATTGCCCGCGAACTACTCGATCGCGGTGAAGTGAAGCGCCTAGCAATTTTGTGTCCGCCTCAACTCTGCGACCAGTGGCAGCGGGAGTTGCAACAGAAGTTTCAAATCGATGCCGTCGTCATTCGTTCTGGTACGGTTTCAAAATTGGAACGAGGACTGCCATCGGGCGATCGCCATATCTTCGAGTATTACCGTCACATCATCGTCAGCCTCGACTACGCTAAGTCGGAACGTCGCCGCGCCAGCTTCCTCACCCACTGCCCTGACTTGGTAATTGTGGATGAAGCCCATACTTGCGCTCGCGGTAATTCTGGAGATACCTCAGTCCAGCAACGCCACCAGTTAGTGCAGCAAGTGGCGGCAAAGACAGAGCGGCATTTGGTGTTGCTGACAGCAACACCTCATAGTGGTATTGAAGCTTCATTTTTATCTATTCTGGGTCTGCTCGAACCAGAGTTTGAACAGTTCGACCTCGATCGCCTCAGCGAAGCACAGCGCATCCATCTTGCCAGTCATTTCGTCCAACGCCGTCGTGCCGACGTGAAATCGTGGCTGGGTAACGAAACGCCATTTCCCGAACGGGAGTCATTAGAGTTACCTTATCGACTCTCCAAAGAATATCGCCATCTATTTGAAGAGGTTTATAATTTTGCTCGCGGGTTAGTCAAGACAGCAGATGACCGACTCAGTTACGCCCAGCGCCGAGGAAGATATTGGTCGGCTTTGGCTTTGATTCGCTGCATCATGTCTTCTCCCGCCGCCGCGATCGCTACACTCACTCGGCAGGCGAGCAAATCGGCAGATGTAGGCGAACTAGTGGGCGACATTGATGAAGACCTGCTGGGGGCTTACGTCTACGACCCTACAGAACAAGAGCAAGCAACTGATGCAGCGCCAACTGTTGTCGTGGAACAGGGGCAGCAATCCTATGGCGACAAGGAGCGCCGGAAGTTAAGAGTCTTCGTCCAGCAGGCGGAAAAACTGCTTGGGGACAAAGATACCAAATTGCAACAGGCGATCGCTACGGTTGCATCGCTACTTCAGGAGGGATTCAATCCAATAATTTGGTGTCGCTACATTGCTACGGCTAACTACGTGGCAGGGGCGCTGGCTTCAAAGCTGGAGAGGCGAGGCAGTAACATCCGCGTCCTGGCAATTACTGGGGAATTGTCCGAAGACGTGCGCGAAAACAAGTTAGCCGATCTGCAATCTTATCCCCAACGGGTGATGGTGGCTACCGACTGCTTGAGCGAAGGGATCAACCTCCAAGAACATTTTAGTGCTGTTTTACATTACGACTTGCCGTGGAACCCAAATCGCTTGGAGCAAAGAGAAGGGCGGATCGATCGTTACGGACAAACAATTTCAGTTGTTAAAAGCTACTTGCTCTACGGTCAAGATAACCCAGTGGACGGTGCAGTGCTGGAGGTGTTAATTCGTAAGGCGATGCAAATCCACAAGACGTTGGGCATTACCGTACCCGTACCGATGGATAGCGCCACGGTAACGGAAGCAGTATTTAAGTCACTATTTGAACGCGCTCCCGAAGCCCTTCAGCTGTCGTTACTCGATTTATTAGAAACAGAAGAATCGCCCCTCAATCAAGTGCATCAATCCTGGGACAGGGCAGTGGAACGAGAAAAAGTCAGCCGAACTCGCTTTGCTCAACGAGCGATTAAACCAGCCGAAGTCGAGCAGGAGTTAGTCGAGTCCGATCGAATCTTAGGTGACGAGCGGGACGTGGAAAGATTTGTCCGCTCTGCTTGCGAGCGGTTAAACAGCTCTCTCATTAAAAAGAAGCAAGGCTGGTTGCTATCGTCGCCACCCCAATGCTTGAAAGCAGTCTTAGGAGACAAACAGCGAACGATTTCCTTTACAACACCCGTCCCAGATGGAGTGGAGTACGTCGGACGGAATCACCCATTAGTAGAAGGGTTAGCGCGGTACTTGTTGGAAGAGGCGCTGGACAATACTTCTAATCCTACTGCTGCTCGCTGTGGCTTGACCGTGACTGATGCCGTTGACAAGCGCACGGTTCTCTTATTATTGCGGCTGCGGCATCTGCTAGAAACTACCCAACACCAAGGGTTACTGGCAGAAGAGTGCTTGATTGCAGGGTTTACTGGCTCGCCCGCCAATCCCCTGTGGCTGCCAAATGAAACAGCAAGAGAACTGCTACAGCAAGCCGAACCTGTCAACGACTTGCCAATTGGCAGAAAGCGTCTGGAAATCGCCCAATTCTTAGAGCGAATTGGGGAGCTCGCTGAGGAGTTACGGCAGATTGCCGAACGGCGATCGCACGCTCTATCCCAATCTCACCGCCGCGTCAGAAACATCACCAAGGAAGGGCAGGTGCGAGTCAAGCCCCAACTGCCGATGGATATTTTAGGAATTTTGATTTTACAGCCAGGTCAACCCAAGGTAAGCAGATGA
- a CDS encoding AbrB/MazE/SpoVT family DNA-binding domain-containing protein yields MELLTVDASGRVLIPKKVREQLGINTQAQLSLEIEEGRIILQPISKEAETYYEEGVLVVKTEPIENLETIIDELREERINEFTS; encoded by the coding sequence ATGGAATTACTAACTGTTGATGCATCTGGTCGTGTTTTGATTCCAAAAAAAGTGCGAGAACAACTAGGAATCAATACTCAAGCTCAATTATCCTTAGAGATCGAAGAGGGTCGAATTATTTTGCAACCAATATCAAAAGAAGCAGAAACTTATTATGAGGAGGGGGTGTTGGTTGTTAAGACTGAACCTATAGAAAACTTGGAGACAATTATTGATGAATTACGCGAGGAGCGCATTAACGAATTTACATCGTGA
- a CDS encoding Eco57I restriction-modification methylase domain-containing protein, which translates to MSAVASTLTGIQIEGNLIAPDLTADLLAGNTKEHKGQTSEDFGLTKADKLADEIAIAWGDAKAYWAAFQRALARLPERDLATTVTREQWVVPLLRSLGYDPVYTAKAEAIDGQTYALSHRTDPGEDKPPIHVVGCRVKLEQRPPSGTPRLSAHALMQEYLNRTEHLWGIVTNGLQWRLLRDSSLMTRLTFIEFDLEQILNGENFAEFGLFYRLFHRSRLPKGADDADACLLEYYHQEAIQQGGRVRDRLRDGVEKALVLLGTGFLQHPNNGQLRQSFESGELTDTVYYRQLLLLIYRLLFLMVAEARNLLLTDEDPEKARIYLEYYSVTRLRNLAERPSYRREGFQDLWQGLRVTFRLFDENWRGEVLGLSPLNGDLFGSKTLKHLDEYAIDNHELLQAIRQLSLYEQKGQSRRVNYAALDVEELGSVYESLLDFHPQIQVRQSIYEFQLVTGSDRKTTGSYYTPPELVGQLIKSALEPVIEEKLKEAKTQSEKEAALLSLKVCDPACGSGHFLLAAARRIGKELAIARTGEAQPGVEPLRKAIRDIVQNCIYGVDLNPLAVDLCKVALWIEGFNRGLPLNFLDHRIKCGNSLVGVLDLTCLDEGIPDEAFKPVTGDDKQLASRWKKENKKQRETDLQGQLSLDFDGNLERDRSHYAQTAAYVGAIAEVTTGDVRQKQVQYQQSRQDKGWWRDYSACNLWTAAFFMPLTEQDLHLLPTTAALTQLLRGNTSTQKIVEAANKLAQEKRFFHWCLEFSEVFEVGGFDCVLGNPPWEKIKLQEKEFFASRSAEVANAANKAAREKLIHQLPKTNPALAQSFEEAKHDAEAESKFIRKSSKFSLTSVGDINTYAVFAETNRLLVNKTGQAGFIIQSDIATADTYKQFFADLLTKKQLVSFYDFVNTEGIFPAVHRTHPHFCLITISGNFKDKPSDLAFWNTNIRHINDSNRLFTLSATDLLLLNPNTLTCPVFRTRADAEITKKIYQHIPVLENERAESNPWNVSFIRMFDMSNDSGLFKNEMNEGLVPLYEAKMFHQFDHRWATYTADGNTRELIDTEKKHPHFLLHPQSWVEYVEVENRLGNHWKKNWLLAFRSITNTTNERTAIFSIIPKVGVGNSAPIMLLKIDKASLISCLQANLSSLVFDFITRQKVGGTNFNFFIVKQLPVIPPEAYTQEDIEFISSRVLELVYTAWDMQPFAQDMGYDGEPFIWNSERRALLRAELDAYYAKLYGLNRDELRYILDPADVYGSDFPSETFRVLKNNEIKQFGEYRTQRLVLEAWDRMFG; encoded by the coding sequence ATGAGTGCAGTCGCAAGTACGTTAACAGGAATCCAAATCGAAGGCAACTTAATTGCTCCAGATCTAACAGCAGATTTACTGGCTGGTAATACCAAAGAGCATAAAGGACAGACATCTGAAGACTTTGGCTTAACTAAAGCTGACAAACTGGCTGATGAAATTGCGATCGCCTGGGGCGATGCCAAGGCTTATTGGGCGGCATTTCAACGCGCATTGGCGAGATTACCGGAGCGGGACTTGGCAACGACTGTGACTCGCGAACAGTGGGTAGTCCCCTTACTGCGGAGTTTGGGCTACGACCCTGTGTATACAGCCAAAGCCGAAGCGATCGACGGGCAAACTTATGCTCTCTCCCACCGTACCGATCCAGGCGAGGATAAACCGCCGATTCACGTTGTTGGCTGTCGCGTCAAGTTAGAACAGCGCCCGCCTAGCGGTACGCCGAGACTTTCTGCTCATGCCCTGATGCAAGAATACCTCAACCGCACCGAGCATCTGTGGGGGATTGTCACCAATGGATTGCAGTGGCGGCTGTTGCGCGACTCCTCGTTAATGACTCGTCTCACCTTCATTGAGTTCGACCTAGAACAAATTCTCAATGGCGAGAACTTTGCCGAGTTTGGCTTATTCTATCGTCTCTTCCACCGATCGCGACTGCCAAAAGGAGCAGACGATGCCGATGCGTGTTTGCTGGAATACTACCACCAAGAGGCGATTCAACAAGGGGGACGGGTACGCGATCGCCTGCGTGACGGTGTAGAAAAAGCTTTGGTATTGCTGGGAACTGGATTTCTGCAACATCCAAACAACGGGCAGTTAAGGCAATCTTTTGAGTCGGGAGAACTAACCGATACCGTTTACTATCGCCAGTTGCTATTGCTGATTTATCGCCTGCTGTTCTTGATGGTGGCAGAGGCAAGAAATTTGTTACTAACGGACGAAGATCCAGAGAAAGCCCGTATTTATTTGGAATATTATAGCGTCACGCGCTTGCGAAATTTGGCAGAACGCCCCAGCTATCGGCGCGAAGGTTTCCAAGATTTATGGCAAGGACTGCGGGTAACGTTTCGGTTATTTGATGAAAACTGGCGCGGGGAAGTATTGGGGCTTTCGCCCTTGAATGGCGACTTGTTTGGCTCGAAGACACTCAAGCATTTAGATGAGTATGCGATCGACAATCACGAACTGTTGCAAGCAATTCGGCAGCTATCGTTATACGAACAGAAGGGACAATCGCGACGGGTGAATTATGCGGCGCTGGATGTGGAAGAGTTGGGCAGCGTCTATGAAAGTTTGCTCGATTTTCATCCGCAAATTCAGGTACGGCAATCAATTTATGAGTTTCAGTTGGTGACAGGAAGCGATCGCAAAACCACTGGTTCTTACTACACGCCACCAGAACTCGTAGGACAGTTGATTAAAAGTGCTTTAGAACCTGTCATTGAGGAGAAATTGAAAGAGGCGAAAACTCAGTCAGAAAAGGAAGCGGCACTACTCAGCCTGAAGGTGTGCGATCCTGCTTGCGGTTCGGGACATTTCCTTTTAGCCGCAGCACGGCGGATTGGCAAGGAATTGGCGATCGCCAGGACGGGGGAGGCGCAACCAGGGGTAGAACCGTTACGCAAAGCCATACGGGATATCGTTCAAAATTGCATCTATGGAGTTGATTTGAATCCATTAGCGGTGGATCTGTGCAAAGTTGCTTTGTGGATTGAGGGTTTTAATCGTGGCTTACCGCTAAATTTTCTCGATCACCGAATTAAGTGCGGTAATTCCTTGGTGGGGGTGCTGGATTTAACTTGTTTGGATGAGGGTATCCCCGATGAGGCGTTTAAACCCGTGACTGGCGATGATAAACAATTAGCTAGTCGTTGGAAGAAAGAAAATAAAAAACAACGCGAGACAGATTTACAAGGACAATTATCTTTAGATTTTGATGGCAATTTAGAACGGGATAGATCGCATTATGCCCAAACTGCTGCATATGTAGGCGCGATCGCAGAAGTTACAACCGGTGATGTGAGGCAAAAGCAAGTCCAGTATCAACAAAGTCGTCAAGATAAAGGTTGGTGGCGAGACTATTCTGCCTGCAACCTATGGACGGCAGCATTTTTCATGCCGCTAACTGAACAAGATCTGCACCTGCTACCAACTACAGCAGCATTGACTCAACTATTACGGGGAAATACGTCTACCCAAAAAATAGTAGAAGCAGCAAATAAGCTAGCTCAAGAAAAACGCTTCTTCCACTGGTGTTTAGAGTTTTCAGAAGTATTTGAAGTTGGTGGGTTTGATTGCGTATTAGGGAATCCGCCTTGGGAAAAGATTAAGTTGCAAGAAAAGGAGTTCTTTGCTTCTCGTAGTGCTGAGGTTGCTAATGCTGCAAATAAAGCAGCGCGAGAGAAGTTAATTCACCAGTTACCAAAAACTAATCCTGCGTTAGCACAATCTTTTGAAGAAGCGAAACATGATGCTGAAGCAGAAAGCAAGTTCATCCGTAAATCTAGTAAATTTTCCCTTACATCTGTTGGCGATATAAATACCTATGCTGTATTTGCAGAAACTAATAGATTATTAGTTAATAAAACTGGACAGGCGGGCTTTATTATTCAAAGTGATATTGCTACAGCAGACACCTACAAGCAGTTTTTTGCTGATTTACTAACTAAAAAACAACTTGTCAGTTTTTATGACTTTGTTAACACCGAAGGTATTTTTCCAGCAGTTCACCGTACACATCCACATTTTTGTCTAATTACAATATCTGGTAATTTTAAAGACAAACCATCAGATTTAGCGTTCTGGAATACTAACATTCGCCATATAAATGATTCAAATCGCTTATTTACTCTTTCTGCTACTGACTTATTGCTGCTCAACCCTAATACTCTAACTTGTCCAGTTTTTCGTACCCGTGCCGATGCAGAAATTACTAAGAAGATATATCAGCATATACCTGTGTTAGAGAATGAGCGTGCAGAGAGTAATCCTTGGAATGTTTCATTCATAAGAATGTTTGACATGTCGAATGATAGTGGTTTATTTAAGAATGAGATGAATGAGGGTTTAGTTCCACTTTACGAAGCTAAGATGTTTCACCAGTTCGATCATCGGTGGGCAACTTATACTGCTGATGGAAATACTCGCGAGTTGATAGATACAGAAAAAAAGCATCCTCACTTCCTCTTACATCCTCAATCTTGGGTTGAGTATGTAGAAGTAGAAAATCGGCTTGGTAATCATTGGAAGAAAAACTGGCTTCTAGCTTTTCGTAGTATTACAAATACAACCAATGAAAGGACTGCTATATTTAGCATTATTCCTAAAGTTGGAGTAGGCAATAGTGCGCCTATAATGCTACTTAAAATAGATAAAGCATCTCTAATATCTTGTTTACAAGCAAATTTAAGTAGCTTAGTATTTGATTTTATTACTCGTCAAAAAGTAGGCGGTACTAACTTTAATTTTTTCATTGTCAAACAACTCCCAGTCATTCCTCCAGAAGCATACACCCAAGAAGACATTGAATTTATCAGCAGCCGCGTCCTCGAACTCGTCTACACTGCCTGGGATATGCAACCCTTCGCCCAAGATATGGGATATGACGGCGAACCCTTTATTTGGAATAGCGAAAGACGGGCATTATTAAGAGCAGAATTAGACGCATATTATGCCAAACTCTATGGACTCAACCGCGACGAACTCCGTTATATTCTCGATCCTGCTGATGTCTACGGTTCCGACTTTCCCAGCGAAACATTCCGCGTATTGAAGAACAACGAAATCAAACAATTTGGCGAATATCGCACTCAAAGATTAGTCCTAGAAGCATGGGATAGAATGTTTGGCTAA
- a CDS encoding PIN domain-containing protein yields the protein MTKTLFDTSVLVSAFVVSHPKHQSCIPWLHQVKAKQVQGIIATHTLAETYSVLTRLPVSPRISPRLARQLINENLQEFEVVSLEAEDYYKVIDKMVTLNLTGGAIYDALIAQVAIKAKVSQLLTLNPDHFTRLGDEIARLVLSPN from the coding sequence GTGACAAAAACTTTATTTGACACTTCTGTATTAGTTTCTGCTTTTGTAGTCAGCCATCCCAAACACCAATCATGTATTCCTTGGTTGCATCAGGTAAAAGCCAAGCAAGTACAAGGAATTATCGCCACTCATACCCTCGCTGAAACTTATTCTGTTCTTACCCGTCTTCCCGTCAGCCCGCGTATTTCTCCAAGATTAGCACGACAGCTAATCAACGAAAATTTACAAGAATTTGAGGTCGTTTCTTTAGAAGCTGAAGATTACTATAAAGTCATAGACAAAATGGTAACTTTGAATCTAACGGGTGGAGCAATATATGATGCTTTAATCGCTCAAGTTGCAATTAAAGCTAAGGTCAGTCAATTGTTAACTCTTAATCCCGATCATTTTACTCGCTTGGGAGATGAAATTGCTCGACTAGTATTATCTCCGAATTGA
- a CDS encoding Rpn family recombination-promoting nuclease/putative transposase, with amino-acid sequence MKTDVLFYEIFKEIPNIFFELIGQPNINSNAYEFTAPELKQTSLRLDGVFSTRQEFFNQPLYFVETQFYKDEEFYDRLFTGIFLYFSQYKPLNSDWYAVVIYDRRSNEATLPPRYRALVEPHLRRFYLNETEEATEESLGLKIVRLVVASQQRTGELAKQLVSRAREELADSLIQQKVIEFIETIVVYKFPNMSREEIEAMLNISLLRETRVYQEAAEEGELRAKVKLVPKLLQKGLSIQEIADVLELDIEEVRRVAREQ; translated from the coding sequence ATGAAAACTGACGTACTTTTTTATGAAATATTTAAAGAAATACCTAACATTTTCTTTGAACTCATTGGACAACCTAATATCAACTCTAATGCCTATGAATTTACTGCTCCAGAACTTAAACAAACAAGCTTGCGCCTAGACGGAGTATTTTCAACTCGCCAAGAGTTTTTCAATCAGCCACTTTACTTCGTCGAAACTCAGTTTTATAAAGACGAAGAATTTTATGACAGATTGTTTACAGGTATCTTTCTTTATTTCAGTCAATATAAACCTCTCAATTCAGACTGGTATGCAGTTGTTATCTACGATCGCCGCAGCAATGAAGCTACGCTTCCCCCACGTTATCGCGCTTTAGTAGAACCACATTTACGCCGCTTCTACCTAAACGAAACCGAGGAAGCAACAGAAGAGTCTCTAGGTTTAAAAATTGTGCGTCTAGTGGTAGCAAGCCAGCAAAGAACCGGAGAACTAGCCAAACAGCTTGTCAGCCGCGCCAGGGAAGAGTTGGCAGATTCCCTAATTCAGCAAAAAGTTATAGAATTTATAGAAACAATCGTTGTCTACAAGTTCCCTAATATGAGTAGAGAGGAAATTGAAGCCATGTTAAATATAAGCTTATTAAGAGAAACTAGAGTTTACCAAGAAGCTGCAGAAGAAGGAGAGTTGAGAGCTAAAGTTAAACTAGTGCCGAAACTACTGCAAAAAGGACTTAGCATTCAAGAAATTGCAGACGTACTAGAGTTAGATATAGAAGAAGTCAGAAGAGTAGCACGAGAGCAGTAA